A window of the Arachis duranensis cultivar V14167 chromosome 5, aradu.V14167.gnm2.J7QH, whole genome shotgun sequence genome harbors these coding sequences:
- the LOC107487837 gene encoding elongation of fatty acids protein 3-like (The sequence of the model RefSeq protein was modified relative to this genomic sequence to represent the inferred CDS: added 9 bases not found in genome assembly), whose product MSLISATIFAGLLLSSVAEIRETSWFWRRSKTPFQWLLCFPLGTRPSGRVFFWSYVFYLSRFLHMFRTTLSVLRRRKLAFFQVFNHSISAFMSFLWLEFSQSFQVLAILFTTLVDSLVYGYRVWTAIGLRSACFPFVVNCKMVLLGCNLVCHVGVLLLHFFNGGCNGMGAWVFNSFLNGVVLLLFLNFYIRMYIQGKKKKSCAAANNNNNELSDTSKLKLN is encoded by the coding sequence ATCTCCGCCACCATCTTCGCCGGCCTCCTCCTCTCCTCCGTCGCCGAAATCCGAGAAACCAGCTGGTTCTGGCGGCGATCCAAGACCCCATTCCAATGGCTCCTCTGCTTCCCACTCGGCACGCGCCCCTCAGGCCGCGTGTTCTTCTGGTCCTACGTGTTCTACCTCTCACGCTTCCTCCACATGTTCCGTACAACCTTGTCGGTGCTACGAAGGCGCAAGCTGGCGTTCTTCCAGGTGTTCAACCACTCAATCTCCGCATTCATGTCGTTCCTGTGGCTGGAATTCTCGCAATCGTTTCAGGTTCTGGCGATCCTGTTCACCACGCTCGTTGACTCTCTGGTTTACGGTTACAGAGTGTGGACGGCGATAGGGTTGCGAAGCGCATGTTTTCCATTCGTGGTGAATTGCAAGATGGTACTGTTGGGGTGCAATCTGGTGTGCCACGTTGGGGTGCTCCTCCTGCATTTCTTCAACGGTGGCTGCAATGGGATGGGAGCCTGGGTTTTCAACTCTTTTCTGAACGGTGTCGTTTTGCTCTTATTCCTCAACTTCTATATTAGGATGTACATTCaggggaaaaagaagaagtctTGTGCCGCcgctaataataataacaacgaATTATCAGACACATCCAAGTTGAAGCTCAATTGA